The following proteins are co-located in the Microbulbifer sp. VAAF005 genome:
- a CDS encoding cyclic nucleotide-binding domain-containing protein, whose protein sequence is MKVVTTLLKEHPFFTGLADKDLAFLSGCTSNSHYKEGEYLARENTPANHFFLIRSGRVAVETFVPNYGPLCLMTLHGGDIFGWSWLYPPYLSAFDARALTSVRSLKLGGQCLRDKCEKEPRLGFELMKRFTKVATERLQAARIQLLDLYGPHPSQGIPRCDP, encoded by the coding sequence GGAGCACCCTTTCTTTACCGGGCTGGCAGACAAGGACCTGGCATTCCTCTCCGGGTGTACAAGCAATAGTCACTATAAAGAAGGCGAATACCTTGCCAGGGAAAACACTCCAGCTAACCATTTCTTCTTAATTCGATCTGGGCGTGTCGCCGTAGAAACCTTTGTCCCCAACTATGGGCCCCTTTGCCTGATGACACTGCACGGTGGTGATATATTCGGCTGGTCCTGGCTTTATCCTCCCTACTTGAGTGCCTTCGATGCCCGAGCCCTGACCTCAGTTCGCAGCCTTAAACTCGGCGGGCAGTGCCTCCGAGATAAGTGCGAAAAAGAACCGAGACTCGGTTTCGAATTGATGAAACGGTTTACCAAAGTTGCTACAGAACGACTGCAAGCAGCACGAATACAGTTGTTGGACCTTTACGGGCCACATCCGTCACAGGGAATCCCTCGCTGTGATCCCTGA